Proteins from one Ramlibacter sp. PS4R-6 genomic window:
- the purU gene encoding formyltetrahydrofolate deformylase, with protein MNHAYILTLSCPDRPGIVHAVSGFLLERGGNIEEAAQYNDHGTGLFFMRVQFACDQLTFEDLKAQLKFFAEPFGMKWELHATNEPLPTVIFVSREGHCLNDLLFRWKSGLLPLVDVRAVVSNHRDFYQLAASYNVPFHHIPVTAATKQQAEAKALEIVEAEASQLVVLARYMQILSNGMCEQLAGRAINIHHSFLPSFKGAKPYYQAHGRGVKLIGATAHYVTGDLDEGPIIEQDVARVDHSKTVEDLTGIGRDTESLVLARAVKWHSERRVLLNGHRTVIFK; from the coding sequence ATGAACCACGCCTACATCCTCACCCTGTCCTGCCCCGACCGGCCCGGCATCGTGCACGCGGTGTCCGGCTTCCTGCTGGAACGCGGCGGCAACATCGAGGAAGCGGCGCAGTACAACGACCACGGCACGGGCCTGTTCTTCATGCGCGTGCAGTTCGCCTGCGACCAGCTCACCTTCGAGGACCTGAAGGCGCAGCTGAAATTCTTCGCCGAGCCCTTCGGCATGAAGTGGGAGCTGCACGCCACCAACGAGCCGCTGCCGACGGTGATCTTCGTCAGCCGCGAAGGCCATTGCCTCAACGACCTGCTGTTCCGCTGGAAAAGCGGCCTGCTGCCGCTGGTGGACGTGCGCGCCGTGGTGTCGAACCACCGCGACTTCTACCAGCTGGCCGCCAGCTACAACGTGCCCTTCCACCACATCCCCGTGACGGCGGCGACCAAGCAGCAGGCCGAGGCGAAGGCGCTCGAGATCGTCGAGGCCGAGGCCTCGCAACTGGTGGTGCTGGCGCGCTACATGCAGATCCTGTCGAACGGCATGTGCGAGCAGCTCGCCGGCCGCGCCATCAACATCCACCACAGCTTCCTGCCCAGCTTCAAGGGCGCCAAGCCCTACTACCAGGCGCACGGCCGCGGCGTGAAGCTGATCGGCGCCACCGCGCACTACGTGACGGGCGACCTCGACGAGGGCCCGATCATCGAGCAGGACGTGGCGCGCGTGGACCACAGCAAGACCGTGGAGGACCTGACCGGCATCGGCCGCGACACCGAGAGCCTGGTGCTGGCGCGCGCGGTCAAGTGGCACAGCGAGCGCCGCGTGCTGCTCAACGGGCACCGCACCGTGATCTTCAAGTGA
- a CDS encoding MT-A70 family methyltransferase: MKALPLRSEALSAPLPHIVGGFSTVLADPPWRFANRTGKVAPEHRRLDRYSTMPLDAIKALPVSEVLAKNAHLYLWVPNALLPDGLEVMAAWGFRYVSNIVWAKRRIDGGPDGRGVGFYFRNVTELLLFGVRGSMRTLTPGRSQVNMIETRKREHSRKPDEQYALIESCSPGSYLELFARHSRDGWVAWGDESSDEVVPRGAVHKGYGGGPLLPPLLPNEHVDTARAEVLGERLRKMYRTGKSVRQLADETGYSIQRIRVLLQVAGTTMRPRGRSAASREQEADLFQTTE; this comes from the coding sequence ATGAAAGCTCTTCCCCTTCGATCAGAAGCGCTGTCGGCGCCGTTGCCTCATATTGTTGGTGGTTTTTCGACTGTGTTGGCGGATCCGCCTTGGCGATTTGCAAACCGAACGGGGAAAGTGGCTCCGGAGCATCGACGCCTGGATCGATATTCGACCATGCCCCTTGACGCCATCAAGGCGCTTCCCGTGAGCGAAGTGCTAGCCAAGAATGCGCACCTGTACTTGTGGGTTCCAAATGCGCTTTTGCCCGACGGACTGGAAGTGATGGCGGCTTGGGGATTTCGCTATGTGAGCAACATCGTTTGGGCCAAACGACGCATCGATGGCGGCCCTGACGGAAGGGGCGTGGGCTTTTACTTCCGCAATGTCACTGAATTACTGCTCTTCGGAGTTCGAGGTTCGATGCGGACGCTGACACCCGGGCGGTCTCAAGTGAACATGATCGAAACACGCAAGCGCGAGCACTCGCGCAAGCCGGATGAGCAGTACGCGCTCATCGAGTCTTGCTCTCCTGGTTCATATTTGGAATTGTTTGCACGACACAGTCGTGATGGTTGGGTAGCGTGGGGAGACGAATCCTCTGACGAGGTGGTCCCGCGCGGCGCCGTACACAAGGGCTACGGTGGCGGACCCTTATTGCCTCCGCTCCTTCCCAATGAGCACGTTGATACGGCAAGAGCAGAGGTTTTGGGAGAGAGACTGCGCAAGATGTATCGCACAGGAAAGAGTGTTCGACAACTCGCAGATGAAACGGGCTATTCGATTCAACGGATTCGCGTGCTGCTCCAAGTAGCAGGAACAACGATGCGCCCCCGCGGTCGAAGTGCAGCGTCACGCGAACAGGAAGCTGACCTCTTTCAGACAACCGAATAG
- the otsA gene encoding alpha,alpha-trehalose-phosphate synthase (UDP-forming), translating into MARLVVVSNRVADPRKTAAGGLAVALGEVLNNTGGLWFGWSGKVVEPAQGGRPGEGQVHTQQAGPVKLVTVDLSREDHDTFYAGYANGVLWPVFHYRLDLADFDPRYITGYRRVNQMFARKLKAFLRDDDIVWVHDYHLMPLAAELRALGCSQRIGFFLHIPLPPSLILAAIPGHDWLIRALFAFDLVGFQSKADLLHFARYAEAEAHAHRLDGGRWRAFNRTVQAGAFPIGIDVEEFESLAQAPEGREMYERMTREYSRRKLLVGVDRLDYTKGLPNRMRAFRELLERYPEHRNSATLIQIASPSREDVVAYNDILKELESLCGSINGNFGELDWMPVRYIHRTVARQRLPGLYRASRVAMVTPLRDGMNLVAKEFLAAQDPADPGVLVLSRFAGAAEQLRDALLVNPYDVESIANATHLALQMPLEERRMRHQQLMSVLRSQDVHWWCDSFLDALVQAQPEETGTPWLRL; encoded by the coding sequence ATGGCGCGGCTCGTCGTCGTCTCCAACCGCGTGGCCGACCCGCGCAAGACCGCCGCCGGCGGCCTCGCCGTCGCGCTCGGCGAAGTGCTGAACAACACCGGCGGCCTGTGGTTCGGCTGGAGCGGCAAGGTGGTCGAGCCGGCGCAGGGCGGCCGCCCCGGCGAGGGCCAGGTGCACACGCAGCAGGCCGGGCCGGTGAAGCTGGTGACCGTGGACCTGAGCCGCGAGGACCACGACACCTTCTACGCGGGCTACGCCAACGGCGTGCTGTGGCCGGTGTTCCACTACCGCCTCGACCTGGCGGACTTCGACCCGCGCTACATCACCGGCTACCGGCGGGTGAACCAGATGTTCGCGCGCAAGCTCAAGGCCTTCCTGCGCGACGACGACATCGTCTGGGTACACGACTACCACCTGATGCCGCTGGCCGCCGAACTGCGCGCGCTCGGCTGCTCGCAGCGCATCGGCTTCTTCCTGCACATCCCGCTGCCGCCGTCGCTGATCCTCGCCGCGATCCCGGGGCACGACTGGCTGATCCGCGCGCTGTTCGCATTCGACCTGGTGGGCTTCCAGAGCAAGGCCGACCTGTTGCACTTCGCGCGCTATGCGGAGGCCGAGGCGCATGCGCACCGCCTGGACGGCGGGCGCTGGCGCGCGTTCAACCGCACCGTGCAGGCCGGCGCGTTCCCGATCGGCATCGACGTGGAGGAATTCGAGTCGCTCGCGCAGGCACCCGAGGGCCGCGAGATGTACGAGCGCATGACGCGCGAGTATTCGCGCCGCAAGCTGCTCGTCGGCGTCGACCGCCTCGACTACACCAAGGGCCTGCCCAACCGCATGCGGGCGTTCCGCGAGCTGCTGGAGCGCTACCCCGAGCACCGCAACAGCGCCACGCTGATCCAGATCGCCTCGCCCAGCCGCGAGGACGTGGTGGCCTACAACGACATCCTGAAGGAACTCGAGTCGCTGTGCGGGTCGATTAACGGCAACTTCGGCGAGCTGGACTGGATGCCGGTGCGCTACATCCACCGCACGGTGGCGCGCCAGCGCCTGCCGGGGCTGTACCGCGCCAGCCGCGTGGCAATGGTCACGCCGCTGCGCGACGGCATGAACCTGGTGGCCAAGGAGTTCCTCGCCGCGCAGGACCCGGCCGACCCGGGCGTGCTGGTGCTGTCACGCTTCGCCGGCGCGGCCGAGCAGCTGCGCGACGCGCTGCTGGTGAACCCCTACGACGTGGAGAGCATCGCCAACGCCACGCACCTGGCGCTGCAGATGCCACTGGAGGAGCGGCGCATGCGCCACCAGCAACTGATGTCGGTGCTGCGCTCGCAGGACGTGCACTGGTGGTGCGACAGCTTCCTCGACGCGCTGGTGCAGGCGCAGCCGGAGGAGACGGGAACGCCGTGGCTGCGGCTGTGA
- a CDS encoding IclR family transcriptional regulator yields the protein MAGKVKERAGIQSVEVGFGLLEVLSKAQGPLMLRDLAAAAGMSAAKAHRYLVSFQRLALVVQDGASTRYDLGPAALKLGLASLSRLDAVKLARECVGQLIEQVGHTLAIAVWGNHGPTIVHWEETPQAVTVNLRLGDVMPLLSSATGRCFAAFVSRDAIAPLLKEEVARAQRQGRKDMPTSLAEARALLDEVRQRGMARVVDTLLPGIVGFCAPVFDADGHIALGIVALGPTGTFDSAWGGAVEKPLRAAARQLSSDLGWRGA from the coding sequence ATGGCCGGGAAGGTGAAGGAACGCGCCGGTATCCAGTCCGTGGAGGTGGGCTTCGGCCTGCTGGAGGTCCTGTCGAAGGCGCAGGGCCCGCTGATGCTGCGCGACCTGGCCGCCGCCGCGGGGATGAGCGCGGCCAAGGCCCACCGCTACCTCGTGAGCTTCCAGCGCTTGGCGCTGGTGGTGCAGGACGGCGCCAGCACGCGCTACGACCTGGGCCCGGCCGCGCTCAAGCTCGGGCTGGCGTCGCTGTCGCGGCTGGATGCGGTCAAGCTCGCGCGCGAATGCGTCGGCCAGCTCATCGAGCAGGTCGGCCACACATTGGCCATCGCGGTGTGGGGCAACCACGGCCCGACCATCGTGCACTGGGAAGAAACGCCGCAGGCGGTCACCGTCAACCTGCGCCTGGGCGACGTGATGCCGCTGCTGTCCTCGGCCACCGGCCGCTGCTTCGCCGCCTTCGTCAGCCGCGACGCGATCGCGCCCCTGCTCAAGGAAGAGGTCGCGCGCGCGCAGCGCCAGGGCCGCAAGGACATGCCCACGTCGCTGGCCGAAGCGCGCGCCCTGCTCGACGAGGTGCGACAGCGCGGCATGGCGCGCGTGGTGGACACCTTGCTGCCCGGCATCGTCGGCTTCTGCGCGCCGGTGTTCGACGCCGACGGCCACATCGCGCTGGGCATCGTCGCGCTCGGCCCGACGGGCACCTTCGATTCGGCCTGGGGCGGCGCGGTGGAAAAGCCGTTGCGCGCCGCGGCCCGGCAGCTCTCGAGCGACCTGGGGTGGCGCGGTGCCTGA
- a CDS encoding AbrB family transcriptional regulator, protein MANTFPARVALTLLLALAGALACVWLHTPIPWTIGPLVATGLAAVLGYPARSLVPLRNTGQWLIGAALGLYFTPQVTALVASLWWAIAAAIVWALALGWAFGRWLHARHAREIGGDDAQQRATSYFAGAIGGASEMTLLAERAGGRTEMVAAAHSLRLLLVTLTVPFALTFGGLHGVDPDAPVTRIVHWPGLALLLAAAGLGCWLMTRTGRSNPWFMGALFVTMGFTMLGIELSAMPPWMTNAAQLFIGVSLGVRFSAEFVHTAPRWLLSVALGTVVMIALCAAVAALLAWACGLPWATMVLGTSPGGIAEMAITAKVLQLGVPVVTAFQVCRLVAVLVLVEPLYRRGWVR, encoded by the coding sequence ATGGCGAACACTTTCCCGGCCCGCGTCGCGCTCACGCTGCTGCTCGCGCTGGCCGGCGCGCTGGCCTGCGTGTGGCTGCACACCCCGATCCCGTGGACCATCGGCCCGCTGGTGGCCACCGGCCTCGCGGCGGTGCTCGGCTATCCCGCCCGCAGCCTCGTGCCGCTGCGCAACACGGGCCAGTGGCTGATCGGCGCGGCGCTGGGCCTGTACTTCACGCCGCAGGTCACGGCGCTCGTGGCGAGCCTGTGGTGGGCCATCGCCGCGGCGATCGTGTGGGCGCTGGCACTGGGCTGGGCGTTCGGCCGCTGGCTGCATGCGCGCCACGCGCGGGAGATCGGCGGCGACGACGCGCAGCAACGCGCCACCAGCTACTTCGCGGGGGCGATCGGCGGCGCATCGGAGATGACGCTGCTGGCCGAGCGCGCCGGCGGCCGCACGGAAATGGTCGCGGCCGCGCACAGCCTGCGCCTGCTGCTGGTCACGCTCACGGTGCCCTTCGCCCTCACGTTCGGCGGCCTGCACGGCGTCGACCCGGATGCCCCCGTCACGCGAATCGTGCACTGGCCCGGCCTCGCGCTGCTGCTGGCGGCGGCGGGGCTGGGCTGCTGGCTGATGACGCGCACGGGTCGATCGAATCCCTGGTTCATGGGCGCGCTGTTCGTGACCATGGGCTTCACGATGCTGGGCATCGAGTTGTCGGCGATGCCGCCATGGATGACCAACGCCGCCCAGCTCTTCATCGGCGTGAGCCTGGGCGTGCGCTTTTCGGCCGAGTTCGTGCACACCGCGCCGCGCTGGCTCCTGTCGGTGGCGCTGGGGACGGTGGTGATGATCGCGCTGTGCGCGGCGGTTGCCGCGCTGCTGGCGTGGGCTTGCGGGCTGCCTTGGGCGACGATGGTGCTGGGCACGTCGCCGGGCGGCATCGCCGAGATGGCGATCACCGCGAAGGTGCTGCAGCTGGGGGTTCCGGTGGTGACGGCGTTCCAGGTCTGCCGCCTGGTGGCCGTGCTGGTGCTGGTCGAGCCGCTGTATCGCCGCGGCTGGGTGCGTTAG
- a CDS encoding BTH_I0359 family protein, protein MQMLYDSDSFVVVHMLANEAADGEAAPRSPRHGFEIVDKRTNREVYLDGSWADAFQRQINAWQLNTPTQEEVEEKLEGYCELAQNPLVLH, encoded by the coding sequence ATGCAAATGCTTTATGACTCGGACTCGTTCGTCGTCGTGCACATGCTGGCGAACGAAGCCGCCGACGGGGAGGCCGCCCCCCGTTCGCCACGCCACGGCTTCGAGATCGTGGACAAGCGGACCAACCGCGAGGTCTACCTCGACGGCTCCTGGGCCGACGCCTTCCAGCGCCAGATCAACGCCTGGCAGCTGAACACCCCCACGCAGGAAGAGGTCGAGGAAAAGCTCGAGGGTTACTGCGAGCTCGCCCAGAACCCGCTGGTCCTGCACTGA
- a CDS encoding DUF3108 domain-containing protein: MPDTKNRWRIALLALAVLAVHLWLLAGMPRFVVPQRNGNTTWVARTVTPPAPQPETKAPEATAATKPRAAVAPPPPAPRKQEAKAAEQRTPEVADTTAPKTVESGTQVAERTATPPAPEPPAAAATRESGASPALRFRMPPSARFNYDLSARQKGFPLSGSGRLDWRNDGHEYEARLTLSAPLLPTRVQHSTGLVTAQGLAPVRFSNKVRSEEAVHFDRERGKVVFSTNKPEAVLEPGVQDRLSIILQLGAMLAGEPSRYPAGSHITVQVASTQVAEPWTFTVQGSETLALPGGRVQAVRLTREPRKEYDVKVELWLAPGAAYAPVRLRLTQPNGDWVDQQWSSTDRG; the protein is encoded by the coding sequence GTGCCTGACACGAAGAACCGCTGGCGCATCGCGCTGCTCGCGCTCGCGGTGCTGGCCGTGCACCTGTGGCTCCTCGCGGGCATGCCGCGCTTCGTGGTGCCGCAGAGGAACGGCAACACGACATGGGTCGCGCGCACCGTGACGCCGCCGGCGCCGCAACCCGAAACGAAAGCGCCGGAAGCAACAGCCGCGACGAAACCACGCGCCGCGGTCGCACCACCGCCCCCTGCTCCTAGAAAGCAGGAAGCGAAGGCCGCGGAACAACGCACGCCCGAAGTTGCCGACACGACGGCGCCGAAAACTGTCGAGAGCGGAACGCAGGTTGCCGAACGCACCGCCACTCCGCCCGCGCCCGAGCCGCCCGCCGCCGCCGCCACCCGCGAATCCGGCGCATCGCCCGCGCTTCGCTTCCGCATGCCGCCGTCGGCGCGCTTCAACTACGACCTCTCGGCACGCCAGAAGGGCTTTCCGCTGAGCGGCAGCGGGCGCCTCGATTGGCGCAACGACGGGCACGAATACGAGGCGCGCCTGACGCTGTCCGCGCCGCTGCTGCCCACGCGCGTGCAGCACAGCACCGGGCTCGTCACGGCGCAGGGCCTCGCGCCGGTGCGTTTCTCGAACAAGGTCCGCAGCGAAGAGGCCGTGCACTTCGACCGCGAGCGCGGCAAGGTGGTGTTCTCGACGAACAAGCCCGAGGCCGTGCTCGAGCCCGGCGTGCAGGACCGGCTCAGCATCATCCTGCAGCTGGGCGCGATGCTCGCGGGCGAGCCGTCGCGCTATCCCGCGGGCAGCCACATCACCGTGCAGGTGGCATCGACGCAGGTGGCGGAGCCTTGGACCTTCACCGTGCAGGGCAGCGAGACGCTGGCCCTTCCCGGAGGCCGCGTGCAGGCCGTGCGCCTCACGCGCGAGCCGCGCAAGGAATACGACGTCAAGGTGGAGCTCTGGCTGGCTCCCGGGGCCGCTTACGCCCCCGTGCGCCTGCGTCTGACACAGCCCAACGGCGACTGGGTCGACCAGCAGTGGTCGTCCACCGACAGGGGCTGA
- a CDS encoding glycosyltransferase: MASARPAIHVVEKNPYAPRPYVFSEVAVCLRDAIRAAGYDSELLHNRIDPQAFSIVLGIWPDKVGELEHLDPRRCAVFNFEQLGSTSTIAGPEYRRWLAGWLVLDYHGSNIEVLRRENGSHQLAFELPLVPSPGLQTSGDEAKDIDVLFYGTMSERRSQVLRQLEAMGLKVEAVAGAYGPELAPAIRRAKLVLHVHFYESGLFPVARIVQPVIMGVPVVCEDSVFSELNDWSHSGIVFADYAHLAEACRDLLEAPDRMAVRARMARAYVREIDFATPFARVVRAFDALAHGAPAAAPAPAGDHALSDEEIARILEEEGAELPPEADAPVPPVKMVERQPGKGPYGKWVLAVLIVFSFYTIWLSMRG; encoded by the coding sequence ATGGCGAGCGCCCGACCCGCGATCCACGTCGTCGAGAAGAACCCGTACGCCCCGCGGCCCTACGTGTTCTCCGAGGTCGCGGTGTGCCTGCGCGACGCCATCCGCGCCGCCGGCTACGACAGCGAGCTGCTCCACAACCGCATCGACCCCCAGGCCTTCTCCATCGTGCTCGGGATCTGGCCCGACAAGGTGGGCGAACTGGAGCACCTGGACCCGCGGCGTTGCGCCGTCTTCAACTTCGAGCAGCTGGGCAGCACATCGACCATCGCCGGCCCGGAGTACCGGCGCTGGCTCGCCGGCTGGCTGGTGCTGGACTACCACGGCAGCAACATCGAGGTGCTGCGGCGCGAGAACGGCTCGCACCAGCTGGCCTTCGAGCTGCCGCTGGTGCCCAGCCCCGGCCTGCAGACGAGCGGCGACGAGGCCAAGGACATCGACGTGCTGTTCTACGGCACGATGAGCGAGCGCCGCTCGCAGGTGCTGCGCCAGCTGGAAGCAATGGGACTGAAGGTGGAAGCGGTGGCAGGCGCGTACGGCCCTGAGCTCGCACCCGCCATCCGGCGCGCCAAGCTGGTGCTGCACGTGCATTTCTACGAGAGCGGCCTGTTCCCCGTGGCGCGCATCGTGCAGCCGGTCATCATGGGCGTGCCGGTGGTGTGCGAGGACTCGGTGTTCTCCGAGCTCAACGACTGGTCGCACTCGGGCATCGTCTTTGCCGATTACGCCCACCTGGCCGAGGCCTGCCGCGACCTGCTCGAAGCGCCCGACCGCATGGCGGTGCGCGCGCGCATGGCGCGCGCCTACGTGCGCGAGATCGACTTCGCCACGCCTTTCGCGCGGGTGGTGCGCGCCTTCGACGCGCTGGCGCACGGCGCACCCGCCGCGGCCCCGGCCCCAGCCGGCGACCACGCCCTGTCGGACGAGGAGATCGCGCGCATCCTCGAAGAGGAAGGCGCCGAGCTGCCGCCGGAAGCCGATGCGCCGGTGCCGCCCGTGAAGATGGTGGAGCGCCAGCCCGGCAAGGGGCCTTACGGCAAGTGGGTCCTGGCCGTGCTGATCGTGTTCAGTTTCTACACGATCTGGCTGTCGATGCGCGGCTAG
- a CDS encoding fumarylacetoacetate hydrolase family protein — MKLATYKDGSRDGQLVVVSRDLATAHYATGIADRMQQVLDDWNFLSPQLQDLYETLNGGKARHAFPFDPAQCMAPLPRAYQWADGSAYINHVELVRLARNSKVPDNYYTEPLMYQGGSDDFIGARDNAPFADEAWGIDFEAEVAVVCADVPMTSTPEQALDGIRLVMLANDWSLRHLIPDELAKSFGFFQSKPATAFSPVAVTLDELGDAWKDGKLHLTLQSQWNGRTVGMCDAGQEMTFHFGQLIAHICKTRNVRAGSIVGSGTVSNRAVEGKDGKKEWVKGYSCIAEKRAIETILDGQPSTDYMKFGDTIKIEMKGKDGQSVFGAIEQKVVKYGAK, encoded by the coding sequence ATGAAACTCGCAACGTACAAGGATGGCTCGCGCGACGGCCAGCTGGTGGTGGTCTCGCGCGACCTGGCGACGGCCCATTATGCGACCGGCATCGCCGACCGCATGCAGCAGGTGCTGGACGACTGGAACTTCCTGTCGCCGCAGTTGCAGGACCTGTACGAGACGCTCAATGGCGGCAAGGCGCGCCACGCCTTCCCGTTCGATCCGGCGCAGTGCATGGCGCCGCTGCCGCGCGCCTACCAGTGGGCCGACGGGTCGGCGTACATCAATCATGTGGAGCTGGTGCGACTCGCGCGCAACTCGAAGGTTCCGGACAACTACTACACCGAGCCGCTCATGTACCAGGGCGGCAGCGACGACTTCATCGGCGCGCGCGACAACGCGCCGTTCGCCGACGAGGCCTGGGGCATCGACTTCGAGGCCGAAGTGGCGGTCGTGTGCGCGGACGTGCCGATGACGAGCACGCCGGAGCAGGCGCTCGACGGCATCCGGCTGGTGATGCTCGCCAACGACTGGTCGCTGCGCCACCTCATCCCCGACGAGCTGGCCAAGAGCTTCGGCTTCTTCCAGAGCAAGCCGGCCACCGCGTTCAGCCCCGTCGCCGTCACGCTCGACGAACTGGGCGACGCGTGGAAGGACGGCAAGCTGCACCTGACGCTGCAAAGCCAGTGGAACGGCCGCACGGTCGGCATGTGCGACGCCGGCCAGGAAATGACCTTCCACTTCGGCCAGTTGATCGCCCACATCTGCAAGACGCGCAACGTGCGCGCCGGCTCCATCGTCGGCAGCGGCACCGTGAGCAACCGCGCCGTCGAAGGCAAGGACGGCAAGAAGGAATGGGTCAAGGGCTACTCGTGCATCGCCGAGAAGCGCGCCATCGAAACCATCCTCGACGGCCAGCCTTCCACCGACTACATGAAGTTCGGCGACACCATCAAGATCGAGATGAAGGGCAAGGACGGCCAGTCCGTCTTCGGCGCGATCGAGCAGAAGGTCGTCAAGTACGGCGCCAAGTAG
- a CDS encoding aminotransferase class III-fold pyridoxal phosphate-dependent enzyme — protein sequence MAYNDLRMDSHWLPFTPNRQFRKEPRVFVGAEGMHFTTHDGRKVIDGISSLWCVGAGHARKPINDAIKKQVDTLDYATAFQASNDKAFEAAEAIAKMAPGDLNKVLFCNSGSEAADTSLKVALAYHRARGEGHRNVFIGREKGYHGVGFGGMSVGGIPANRKVFGAAMLPRVDHLRFIHDPVNNAYIHNQEPVWQEDPLLELENRILPLHDPSNVAAIIVEPVAGSAGWYLPPKGYLQRLREICDKHGILLIFDEVITGFGRMGTNFAADFYGVVPDMLNFAKCVTNGVIPLGGVICRDKLYDAMMKTDAPEHVVEFFHGYTYSGHPVACAAAVATLQLYKDEGLFQRAGEMGKVLGDAFHSTFKGLPNVVGIRSLGLAAAVELAPIAGSPGKRAFNIFLDCFKNGALVRPAGDVVVIAPPYIVEKSHIDQLVNMLADSIKRNA from the coding sequence ATGGCCTACAACGACCTCCGCATGGACAGCCACTGGTTGCCCTTCACGCCCAACCGCCAGTTCCGCAAGGAGCCCCGCGTCTTCGTCGGCGCCGAGGGCATGCACTTCACCACGCACGACGGCCGCAAGGTCATCGACGGCATCTCCAGCCTGTGGTGCGTCGGTGCGGGCCACGCGCGCAAGCCGATCAACGACGCGATCAAGAAGCAGGTCGACACGCTGGACTACGCCACGGCTTTCCAGGCATCGAACGACAAGGCCTTCGAGGCCGCCGAGGCCATCGCGAAGATGGCGCCCGGCGACCTGAACAAGGTTCTGTTCTGCAACTCCGGTTCGGAAGCGGCCGACACCTCGCTGAAGGTGGCGCTGGCCTACCACCGCGCGCGCGGCGAAGGCCACCGCAACGTCTTCATCGGCCGCGAGAAGGGCTACCACGGCGTCGGCTTCGGCGGCATGAGCGTGGGCGGCATTCCCGCCAACCGCAAGGTGTTCGGTGCGGCCATGCTGCCGCGCGTGGACCACCTGCGCTTCATCCACGACCCGGTGAACAACGCCTACATCCACAACCAGGAACCGGTCTGGCAAGAAGACCCGCTGCTGGAGCTGGAGAACCGCATCCTGCCGCTGCACGACCCGAGCAACGTGGCGGCGATCATCGTCGAACCGGTGGCCGGCAGCGCGGGCTGGTACCTGCCGCCCAAGGGCTACCTGCAGCGCCTGCGCGAGATCTGCGACAAGCACGGCATCCTGCTGATCTTTGACGAGGTCATCACCGGCTTCGGCCGGATGGGTACCAACTTCGCCGCCGACTTCTACGGCGTCGTGCCCGACATGCTGAATTTCGCCAAGTGCGTGACCAACGGCGTGATCCCGCTGGGCGGCGTGATCTGCCGCGACAAGCTGTACGACGCGATGATGAAGACCGACGCGCCCGAACACGTCGTCGAGTTCTTCCACGGCTACACCTACTCGGGCCACCCGGTGGCGTGCGCCGCCGCGGTTGCCACGCTGCAGCTGTACAAGGACGAGGGCCTGTTCCAGCGCGCCGGTGAGATGGGCAAGGTGCTGGGCGACGCGTTCCACTCGACGTTCAAGGGCCTGCCCAACGTGGTCGGCATCCGCAGCCTCGGCCTCGCCGCCGCGGTGGAACTCGCGCCGATTGCCGGCAGCCCCGGCAAACGCGCCTTCAACATCTTCCTGGACTGCTTCAAGAACGGCGCGCTGGTGCGCCCGGCGGGCGACGTGGTCGTGATCGCGCCGCCCTACATCGTCGAGAAGTCGCACATCGACCAGCTCGTGAACATGCTCGCGGATTCGATCAAGAGGAATGCCTGA
- a CDS encoding DUF4197 domain-containing protein, giving the protein MDRRHLCRALAGALALAPLAAVRAQSLAGISDGDAGRGLKAALDMGAAAAVRLLGRPDGFLGNPQVRIQLPGSLREAAKLLKAMGQRQQVEELEVAMNRAAESAVPLARKLLQDAVRNMSVGDAKRILTGGETSVTQFFADKTRQPLSGQFLPVVKKATAKVGLAQKYDHVAGKAAGFGLVKQEDASIDHYVTRKALDGLYHVIGEEEKKIRRDPVGTGSALLGKVFGALR; this is encoded by the coding sequence ATGGACCGACGCCACCTATGCCGCGCCCTGGCGGGCGCACTCGCCCTGGCACCGCTGGCCGCCGTGCGCGCCCAGTCGCTGGCCGGGATCTCCGACGGGGACGCCGGCCGCGGCCTGAAGGCGGCGCTGGACATGGGCGCCGCCGCGGCCGTGCGCCTCCTGGGCCGGCCCGACGGCTTCCTCGGCAACCCGCAGGTGCGCATCCAGCTGCCCGGCTCGCTGCGGGAAGCGGCCAAGTTGCTCAAGGCCATGGGCCAGCGCCAGCAGGTCGAGGAGTTGGAAGTGGCCATGAACCGCGCCGCCGAGAGCGCCGTGCCGCTGGCCAGGAAGCTGCTGCAGGACGCCGTGCGCAACATGAGCGTCGGCGACGCCAAGCGCATCCTCACCGGCGGCGAGACCTCGGTGACGCAGTTCTTCGCGGACAAGACGCGCCAGCCCCTGTCGGGGCAGTTCCTGCCCGTGGTGAAGAAAGCCACCGCCAAGGTGGGACTCGCCCAGAAGTACGACCATGTCGCCGGCAAGGCAGCCGGCTTCGGCCTGGTCAAGCAGGAGGACGCCAGCATCGACCACTACGTCACCCGCAAGGCGCTGGACGGCCTGTACCACGTGATCGGCGAGGAGGAGAAGAAGATCCGCCGCGACCCGGTGGGCACCGGCAGCGCCCTGCTGGGCAAGGTCTTCGGCGCGTTGCGCTGA